The region ACGGACGAAAGCCGCCGGCGCACCGAGCAGGCCCTGAATGGGTTGTGGCCCCATGTCGGTCAGTTGTTCGTGCCGCTGGCCGGGGAGGCGTCGCTGGCAGCGGCTGGCCTCGTGCCGGACTTGGATCAGGTGCGCGTTCGCTGGGAGAACTTTGTGACCTCCCACCTGAGGGGCAAATGCGGTCTGGAGTTGCCGGTCATACCGGAAGGCACCCCGCCCGGCCGGGACGTTCATACCGAGCATCTGTCCGTCCTGCTTTCGGAAATGCAGGCTGTGGCGCGCGCACACCCGAACGCCGAGGTCTGGTAACGCCATGACGGCCCCGCACGTCACGCCCGAACAGGTCTGGGCCGCGCTTGCCACAGTGCCTGACCCGGAAATCCCGGTGGTCTCGGTGACCGATATGGGCATGGTGCGTGACGTGTCGGTAGACGGCGGTCACGTCACGGTCACCTTCACCCCCACCTTTTCGGGCTGCCCGGCGCTGCACGTGATCCGCGAGAGCATAGGCGAGGCCGTCCGTGCGTTGGGTGTGCCCGAAGTGGAGGTCCGCAGTACCCTTACGCCCCCCTGGACCACTGACTGGATTCAGGAGGACGCGCGTGAACGGTTGCGGCAGTACGGCATTGCGCCTCCCGCACCGGCCGGTGACAGCCCGCTGATCACCCTGGAGGCAGACCCCACCCGCTGTCCACGCTGCGGCAGCCTGAACGTCCGCATGACCGCCAGCTTCGGGCCCACGCTGTGCAAACGGCTGTTCGTCTGTGACAGCTGCAAGGAGCCTTTCGAAGGCTTCAAGAGCGTCTGAGGCACCGGACCTTTTTCAACACGGTGGGCCGAGCTTGAAGGGCCCTTTTTTTAAGGAGTTTGCATGACGACCCTGTCCACTGAGATCCTGCGCCCCGCTTCCTACGTGTATGGCACCTGGCATGCCAACGCGGACGGTCAGACCCTCCTTGACCCCGTGTATGGTCGCCCCGTAGCCGTGATTTCCAGCGAGGGTGTGGACTTCGCTCAGGCGTTGCAGTACGGGCGTGAGGTGGGCGGCCCCGCAATCCGCAGGATGACCATGCACGCCCGCGCCCGGGCCCTCCGGGCGCTGGCCACCTACCTGATGGAGCGCAAGGAGAGCTACTACACCCTGAATCTCCTGACCGGAGCGACCCGCCGTGACGGCTGGGTGGATATCGAGGGGGGCATCGGAACGCTGTTCAGCTACGCCAGCATGGCGCGCCGTGAACTGCCCGACGAGCGCTTTGTTCCAGAAGGCAAGGTCGAGCAGCTGGGCAAGGGCGGCACGTTTGTCGCGCGGCACATCCTGGTTCCGCGCGAGGGTGTGTCGGTGCAGATCAACGCGTACAACTTTCCGGTGTGGGGCATGCTGGAAAAGCTCGCTCCTGCGTTCCTGGGCGGCATGCCCAGCCTGGTCAAACCCGCACCGCAGACTGCGTACCTGACGGAGCGGGTCGTGCGCGACATCATCGCCTCGGGGCTGTTGCCTGAAGGCAGCCTGCAACTGGTGACCGGTGATCCCGGCAGCCTGCTGGATCACGTGCAGGAGCAGGACATCGTGGGCTTTACCGGGTCAGCCGCCACGGCGCAGAAGCTGCGGGTGCATCCGAACATCGTGGGGCGCAACGTGCCGTTCAATACCGAGGCCGACAGCCTGAACGCCAGCGTGCTGGGCCTGACCGTGCGTCCGGAAGATCCGGAGTTCGCCCTGTTCGTCAAGGAAGTCGCCCGTGAGATGACCGGCAAGGCCGGGCAGAAGTGCACCGCCATCCGCCGGCCCCTGGTGCCGCGCCACATGGTCGAAGCTGTGGTTGCCGCGCTGCGTCAGGAACTCAGCAAGGTCACACTGGGCGACCCTGCCCGGGACGACGTACGGATGGGCGCCCTGGTCAGCATGGATCAGCGCGAGCGCGTGCGGGAGACCCTGCAGGCCCTGCAGAAAGAAGCGCGCATCGTCATCGGTGGTCAGGAGCGTGAGTTGCTGGGCGGAGACCGCGAGAAGGGAGCATTCCTGGACCCGACCCTGCTGCTGTGCGATTCGCCGCTGACTGCCACAGGGCCGCATGAGCTGGAAGCGTTCGGTCCTGTGGCCACGCTGATGCCGTACGACACCCTGGAGGAAGCGGCCCTCCTGGCCCGTATGGGCCGGGGTTCACTGGTGGCCAGCATCGTCACGCATGACCGCACGGAAGCCACCGAACTGGTCATGGGCATGGCAAGTGCGCACGGCCGCCTCTTGATCCTGAACAGGGTCAATGCCAAAGAAAGCACCGGGCACGGCAGCCCCCTGCCGCAGCTTAAGCACGGCGGCCCAGGTCGTGCCGGGAGCGGTGAGGAGATGGCCGGCATAGCGGGCATCAAGCACCACATGAACAAGGTGGCCGTTCAGGCTGACCCGACCATGCTGGCCACCATTACGCGCGAGTACGTGCCGGGGGGCGAGGTGCGCGAGGACGGCGTGCATCCCTTCCGCAAGTCCTTTGATGAAATCCAGGTTGGTGACAGCCTGCTCACGCACCGCCGCACGGTTACCGAGGCGGACATCGTGAACTTCGCGAATGTGTCGGGCGACCACTTCTATGCCCATGTGGACGAGATTGGCGCCAGGGAAGGAATTTTCGGCCGTCGGGTAGCGCACGGGTACTTCCTGCTCAGCGCAGCAGCCGGACAGTTCGTCAGTGCGGCGCCCGGCCCGGTACTGGCGAATTACGGCTTGGAGAACCTCCGGTTCGTGGAGCCCGTCGGGATCGGCGATACCATCCGCACCCGCCTGACCTGCAAACGCAGGATCCGCAAGGATCTGCGCCCAGGCGAGACCCGCGCGACAGGTGTGGTCGAGTGGCATGCCCAGATCACCAACCAGAACGACGCTCTGGTGGCGACCTACGACATCCTCACGCTGGTAGAGCGGGCGCGTGATGCGTTCGATCCGCAGCCGGAGCCCCTGACGCCACTTGGGGAAGCCAGCTCCGCTGAGGCCTGACCAGTCTGTCGTGGTGGCGGACGTCCAGTCTGGGCGTCCGCTTGTTCATGCCGGGCACTGCCTTTCCCAACGGGGGTCTCTAAAGAAGAGCCTTATCCGGTCCGATGAGAAGTCCGCGGGAGGCAGGCTAGGTTGTGCCTGGATGGTCCATGCGGAAGACCTGCACCCCGCGCCACAGAGGGGAAGCAGTCAGTAGGCAGGAGTGGGACCAGTGTGACACTGGGACCGGACCACAGGGCGCCGAAGTGAGACTGGCACCACCGGTCCGAGGGGTCCAGGAGGGTTCATGAACGTAACAGACCTGATGCAGACGTATTTCGGGGACGCGGAGACCGAACAGCTGGGCCGCGCCGCAGGTCTTGACCTGCTTTCTGCGCAACGTGCCCTGGGTGTGGGAGTGCCGCTGACCCTGGATGCTCTGGCTGATCACGCCGCCTCTCCAGCAGGTCAGACGCATGTCGCTGAAGCTATCGACAATCTGCCGCGCTTTGGCAGTGTGCAGGAGGCTCTTGCCGAGGCCGACGGGGCTGCCAATCTGCAACAGGCCGGAGAGTTTCTGAGCCCGGTGCTTCTGGGGGGCCAGGACGAGCGGATTGCCGCGGCGGCCACCGCCTCGGCAGGTCCGGCAGCATCGCCCGACGGAGTTCGGCGCCTGCTGCAGATGACCCTGCCGCTTCTTCTGAGCTTTCTGGCCCAGCGGGGGCTGGGACGGACGAACATGGGCCTGCTGCGCGACCTGCGCGGCGGTGTACCTGGGGCGGCCACTGACGCTGCCCCTGTCATGACTGCCAGATCAGTGCCACAGGCGGCCCCTGCTCCAGTGGCAGGAGTTTTGAGCGCCAGCGTCCTGCTGGACCACATGAAGGCGCAGTTCAGCGGTCAGAACGCAGAGCGAATCGGTGCGGCGGCCGGGTTTGGAGGCGGCGCACAGCGGGCCACGCTGACGACCCTGCCGGTGGTCCTCAATGCCCTGGTCAACAAAGGCCGGACCGAAGCCGGGGCGGCGGATCTGATATCCCAGGCCCGCAGTTACTTGCATCTGACAGACGCCGACGGGAATCTCGACCTCTCATCGCTCGATGACCCGGCTGAAACAGGACGCCTTGAAGTTCAGGGACGCGGCCTGCTGACGGGCCTCTTCGGTAACGTCAATGAGATAACTGGCCGCCTGGGAACTGCCCTGGGCGGAAGTGGAACCAGTGCGGGGCGGCTGCTGTCATTGGTCACGCCACTTGCTCTGTCGCTGCTGGGCAGACGGGCTCAGGCGGCAGGTCTGAATGCTGAAAGGCTCAGCGCCGTACTGGGAGGGCTGAGCGGGAGTAGCCTGGCTGGTCTGCTTCCAGCTGGACTTACGGGTCTGTCCTCCCTGTTGGGCAACGCCTCCGCGGCCGCGGTTGCTGCCGCGCCTGCAAGCAGCGCTGCGCCTATCCACACAGCTCCGGTGGCGGCATCTACACCTGCTTCACACGGAAGCTCAACCTCTACGACCAGCACTGACACGGTTGCTGTGTCCCGTCGGCGTGGCTTTCCCTGGTGGCTTATTCCCTTGCTGCTTCTCGTGCTGCTTGGCGGATACTGGCTCTTGCAGACTCGTCAGGGCACCACGACCCGCAGCACCACCGATACAGCAACGACGACCGGTGCCATCACAACAGACGTCGTGGTCGAGAGTCCGGTGGCCGGCTCGACGATACCCGCTGCTCCCTTTACGATGCGTGGAACTGCTCCGGCCAGCACAACAGTATCCATCCGTGAGGGAGAAGAAGAGGTTGCCCAGGCCACGGCTGACCCAGAGGGCCGCTGGAATACGGACATGCTTATGCCTGCTCCCGGAGAGCACACCTACTCTGTCCAGGCGGGAGATGCTTCCAGTGAGGTGCGGGTCAACGTGGTTGACGCCGCTTCCATCAGCACAAGGTCAAATACCGATACCGGCACGGAAACCGATGAGACGGACACGGCGGCTGACGACTCGGCTCAGTCAGACTCTGCCGGTCAGAGTCAGGACGGAGATACGGAAACTCAATCCTCTGCCGATACCACTGCAGGAACAGCGGCGCCCATCACCCCTGCTGAGTCGCAGGAGTTCGAGACGACAGATCCTGCGGGTGAGGAAACGTCAGATTCTGTGCAGCCGGCTGGCACGGGCGACATGACTGTTATTGGTCCAGCCACCGGAACCACGCTTCCGGCGGGAGGTTTTACCCTGCGTGGCACGGGCGCCCAGGGCCAGGAGGCTGAACTGTTCGAGGATGACACGAGCCTGGGGCGGGTCACGGTAGGGGAGGACGGCCGCTGGAGTTTTGATGTGCCGAGTCCGTCTGCCGGGCCCCACACCTACAGCCTTCGGAGCCAGGACGGGAAC is a window of Deinococcus deserti VCD115 DNA encoding:
- the paaZ gene encoding phenylacetic acid degradation bifunctional protein PaaZ; this translates as MTTLSTEILRPASYVYGTWHANADGQTLLDPVYGRPVAVISSEGVDFAQALQYGREVGGPAIRRMTMHARARALRALATYLMERKESYYTLNLLTGATRRDGWVDIEGGIGTLFSYASMARRELPDERFVPEGKVEQLGKGGTFVARHILVPREGVSVQINAYNFPVWGMLEKLAPAFLGGMPSLVKPAPQTAYLTERVVRDIIASGLLPEGSLQLVTGDPGSLLDHVQEQDIVGFTGSAATAQKLRVHPNIVGRNVPFNTEADSLNASVLGLTVRPEDPEFALFVKEVAREMTGKAGQKCTAIRRPLVPRHMVEAVVAALRQELSKVTLGDPARDDVRMGALVSMDQRERVRETLQALQKEARIVIGGQERELLGGDREKGAFLDPTLLLCDSPLTATGPHELEAFGPVATLMPYDTLEEAALLARMGRGSLVASIVTHDRTEATELVMGMASAHGRLLILNRVNAKESTGHGSPLPQLKHGGPGRAGSGEEMAGIAGIKHHMNKVAVQADPTMLATITREYVPGGEVREDGVHPFRKSFDEIQVGDSLLTHRRTVTEADIVNFANVSGDHFYAHVDEIGAREGIFGRRVAHGYFLLSAAAGQFVSAAPGPVLANYGLENLRFVEPVGIGDTIRTRLTCKRRIRKDLRPGETRATGVVEWHAQITNQNDALVATYDILTLVERARDAFDPQPEPLTPLGEASSAEA
- a CDS encoding DUF937 domain-containing protein, with product MNVTDLMQTYFGDAETEQLGRAAGLDLLSAQRALGVGVPLTLDALADHAASPAGQTHVAEAIDNLPRFGSVQEALAEADGAANLQQAGEFLSPVLLGGQDERIAAAATASAGPAASPDGVRRLLQMTLPLLLSFLAQRGLGRTNMGLLRDLRGGVPGAATDAAPVMTARSVPQAAPAPVAGVLSASVLLDHMKAQFSGQNAERIGAAAGFGGGAQRATLTTLPVVLNALVNKGRTEAGAADLISQARSYLHLTDADGNLDLSSLDDPAETGRLEVQGRGLLTGLFGNVNEITGRLGTALGGSGTSAGRLLSLVTPLALSLLGRRAQAAGLNAERLSAVLGGLSGSSLAGLLPAGLTGLSSLLGNASAAAVAAAPASSAAPIHTAPVAASTPASHGSSTSTTSTDTVAVSRRRGFPWWLIPLLLLVLLGGYWLLQTRQGTTTRSTTDTATTTGAITTDVVVESPVAGSTIPAAPFTMRGTAPASTTVSIREGEEEVAQATADPEGRWNTDMLMPAPGEHTYSVQAGDASSEVRVNVVDAASISTRSNTDTGTETDETDTAADDSAQSDSAGQSQDGDTETQSSADTTAGTAAPITPAESQEFETTDPAGEETSDSVQPAGTGDMTVIGPATGTTLPAGGFTLRGTGAQGQEAELFEDDTSLGRVTVGEDGRWSFDVPSPSAGPHTYSLRSQDGNEIASVRLTTSAATAGAATADCTEDFSLSIADGQTVSEPFRFGGKGQGSGYDVTVRRGARVIGTRKVALDGSCGWSYESKPGPGTITYEVRPAGDATAEPVSTVNLTVGE
- the paaD gene encoding 1,2-phenylacetyl-CoA epoxidase subunit PaaD; this encodes MTAPHVTPEQVWAALATVPDPEIPVVSVTDMGMVRDVSVDGGHVTVTFTPTFSGCPALHVIRESIGEAVRALGVPEVEVRSTLTPPWTTDWIQEDARERLRQYGIAPPAPAGDSPLITLEADPTRCPRCGSLNVRMTASFGPTLCKRLFVCDSCKEPFEGFKSV